One genomic segment of Marinitoga piezophila KA3 includes these proteins:
- a CDS encoding glutamine synthetase family protein, which yields MINFFKVDKIPEEYDFLDIMVVDIFGRLKHVTLPKSYVSEKTFKEGIGFDASNFGFAKVTDSDMVAIPDLSKIFVEENEGMKIVHVLSDVISPSTGKFFAQYPRSIAKETLKYIKESGIADDAKMLVELEFHIFDGITFKTGETESYYFLENDEGLGYEDNQPKTYGSSYHLNEPYDIHFTLRNEIVKSLENAGIPVKYHHHEVGIAQHEIELNFMSLVDAADNVTLAKYIIRKIAERYGLYVTFMPKPMFNMAGNGMHVHQYLEKDGKSLFVGDELYNLSELALNYTAGILNHSLTGSLLSWSNPSTNSYKRLVPGFEAPISASFSKGSRSAAVRIPGYLSKADTRIEFRTGDGSANVYFFLSAMVLAGISGIEKKLDPVELGFHSKGENEKVFPLDLRLVMKGLKDDKDYLKTFPEELINKWYDTKMKEANLIYSIPVSKEFEMYFEL from the coding sequence ATGATTAACTTTTTTAAAGTGGATAAAATTCCTGAAGAGTATGATTTTTTAGATATTATGGTTGTTGATATTTTCGGAAGATTAAAGCACGTTACTCTTCCAAAGAGTTATGTTTCAGAAAAGACTTTTAAAGAAGGTATCGGTTTTGATGCTTCTAACTTCGGTTTTGCCAAGGTTACTGATTCAGATATGGTGGCTATTCCTGATTTATCAAAAATCTTTGTCGAAGAAAATGAAGGAATGAAAATTGTTCATGTTTTATCAGATGTAATCAGTCCTTCAACCGGTAAATTTTTTGCACAATATCCAAGAAGCATTGCTAAAGAAACTTTAAAATATATAAAAGAAAGCGGCATTGCAGATGATGCAAAAATGTTAGTTGAATTGGAATTTCATATATTTGACGGTATAACCTTTAAAACTGGCGAAACAGAATCATATTACTTCCTTGAAAATGATGAAGGACTCGGTTATGAAGACAATCAGCCAAAAACTTATGGTTCATCATATCATTTAAATGAACCTTATGATATTCATTTCACTTTAAGAAATGAAATTGTTAAATCACTTGAAAATGCTGGTATTCCTGTAAAATACCACCATCACGAAGTTGGTATTGCACAACATGAAATTGAATTGAATTTCATGAGTCTCGTTGATGCTGCAGATAACGTTACTTTGGCAAAATATATAATAAGAAAAATAGCTGAAAGATACGGATTATATGTAACCTTTATGCCAAAACCTATGTTTAATATGGCAGGAAATGGTATGCACGTTCATCAATACCTTGAAAAAGATGGAAAGAGCTTGTTTGTTGGTGATGAATTGTATAATTTAAGCGAATTGGCTTTAAATTATACTGCCGGTATTTTAAATCACAGTTTAACAGGTTCGTTGTTATCCTGGTCAAATCCTTCAACTAATTCATACAAAAGACTTGTTCCAGGTTTTGAAGCACCTATTTCTGCTTCATTTTCAAAAGGTAGCAGAAGCGCAGCTGTAAGAATTCCTGGATATTTAAGCAAGGCTGATACAAGAATTGAATTTAGAACTGGCGATGGCTCAGCAAATGTTTATTTCTTCCTTTCTGCAATGGTTTTAGCAGGTATTTCTGGCATAGAAAAGAAGCTTGATCCCGTAGAATTAGGCTTCCATTCTAAAGGAGAAAATGAAAAGGTATTCCCTCTTGATTTAAGATTGGTAATGAAAGGTCTTAAAGATGACAAAGATTATTTAAAAACATTCCCTGAAGAATTAATTAATAAATGGTATGACACTAAAATGAAAGAAGCAAATCTTATTTATTCAATTCCTGTTTCAAAAGAATTTGAAATGTATTTTGAACTTTAA
- a CDS encoding glucose-1-phosphate thymidylyltransferase has translation MKALILCAGKGTRLRPLTFTNAKPLIPIANKPTIVYSLEMIKEAGITEVGIVVNPDNKKDFEATLGTGEQLGLNITYIVQEEPKGLAHAVAISEDFLKDDEFLMYLGDNLVTVDLKKFVEEFNNENMDSFILLTPVEDPSRFGIAVLKDNKVIKVVEKPKDPPSDLAIIGVYIFKPVVFEAIKNIKPSWRGELEITDAIQWLLDNEKNVGAHIIYGWWKDTGKPEDLIEANRKILEQLKDSRNEGIVYENSSIHGNVVIGKGARILNSVLRGPIIIGDNVLISDSYIGPYTSIGTGVTIENAEIENSIILDNATIAHLETRLDSSIIGANATVVHSDRKPKTIRLVVGDYSKIEIPR, from the coding sequence ATGAAGGCGTTGATATTGTGTGCTGGTAAAGGTACAAGGTTAAGACCTTTAACATTTACAAATGCAAAACCATTAATTCCTATTGCAAACAAACCAACTATTGTATATAGTCTTGAAATGATTAAGGAAGCTGGTATTACAGAAGTTGGTATTGTTGTAAACCCAGATAATAAAAAGGATTTTGAAGCCACTTTAGGAACTGGAGAACAACTTGGTTTAAACATAACATATATCGTTCAAGAAGAACCTAAAGGATTGGCTCATGCTGTTGCTATCTCAGAAGATTTCTTAAAAGATGATGAATTTTTAATGTATTTAGGTGATAATCTGGTAACTGTAGATTTAAAAAAGTTCGTTGAAGAATTTAATAATGAAAATATGGATTCATTTATTCTTTTAACTCCTGTAGAAGATCCTTCAAGATTTGGTATTGCTGTTTTAAAAGATAATAAGGTTATAAAGGTTGTTGAAAAACCAAAGGATCCTCCATCGGATTTAGCAATTATCGGTGTATATATATTTAAACCTGTTGTTTTTGAAGCTATTAAAAATATTAAACCATCATGGAGAGGCGAATTGGAAATTACAGATGCTATTCAATGGCTACTTGATAATGAAAAAAATGTAGGGGCACATATTATATATGGCTGGTGGAAGGATACAGGAAAACCAGAAGATTTGATTGAAGCCAATAGAAAAATATTAGAACAGTTAAAAGATAGCAGAAATGAAGGTATTGTTTATGAAAACTCTTCAATTCACGGTAATGTGGTAATTGGAAAGGGTGCAAGAATTTTAAATAGCGTTCTTAGAGGTCCAATAATTATAGGAGATAATGTGCTTATTTCAGATTCATATATAGGTCCTTATACAAGTATAGGAACAGGAGTTACAATTGAAAATGCTGAAATAGAAAATTCTATAATACTTGATAATGCAACAATTGCACATCTTGAAACAAGATTGGATTCAAGTATAATTGGAGCAAATGCAACAGTGGTTCACAGCGATAGAAAACCAAAAACTATAAGACTTGTTGTTGGTGATTATTCAAAAATAGAAATACCAAGATAA
- a CDS encoding inositol monophosphatase family protein, whose protein sequence is MKEFEYLKDLVFNAGRKLLEWREEEFSVNTKSSKFDLVTSLDFRVQDFLYNELTKKFPEIGFLAEEDGFDKKPSTKGYWVIDPIDGTVNFAKGIPNFCISAAYVEDDEPLYGVIYAPVMNQLIYAEKGKGVYENGKKVIPHWNKDIESSMISLGNLRGHTYKFFRALENNVMRVRLLGTAALQIAYVGTGNLDAFISVKGNSWDVAAGYIIVKEAGGIITDYSGNKATIFNKKAIYSNPYIHERLLKIIQGVQI, encoded by the coding sequence ATGAAAGAGTTTGAATATTTAAAGGATCTTGTCTTTAATGCTGGAAGAAAGCTTTTGGAATGGCGTGAAGAAGAGTTTTCTGTTAATACTAAATCTTCGAAATTTGATCTGGTAACTTCTCTTGATTTTAGAGTTCAGGATTTCTTATATAATGAATTAACTAAAAAATTTCCTGAAATAGGATTTTTGGCTGAAGAAGATGGTTTTGACAAAAAACCTTCAACTAAAGGATACTGGGTTATTGACCCAATAGATGGAACTGTTAATTTTGCAAAAGGAATTCCAAATTTCTGCATTTCCGCTGCATATGTTGAAGATGATGAACCATTATATGGTGTTATATATGCACCTGTTATGAATCAATTAATATATGCTGAAAAAGGAAAAGGAGTATATGAAAATGGCAAAAAGGTAATTCCTCATTGGAATAAAGATATTGAAAGTTCTATGATATCTTTAGGAAATTTACGTGGTCATACATATAAATTTTTCCGTGCTCTTGAAAACAATGTAATGAGAGTGAGACTGTTAGGTACTGCTGCTTTACAAATTGCATATGTGGGAACTGGAAATCTTGATGCATTTATTTCTGTAAAAGGAAATTCATGGGACGTTGCTGCAGGATATATTATTGTAAAAGAAGCTGGAGGAATAATTACAGATTATTCCGGAAACAAAGCTACAATCTTTAATAAAAAAGCTATTTATTCTAATCCATATATACATGAAAGATTATTAAAAATTATACAGGGGGTGCAAATATGA
- a CDS encoding TIGR03960 family B12-binding radical SAM protein, whose translation MNIQKWLFSSGVLHRVRKPARYIGGEYNIIKKDLNNKIRIGLMFPDLYEVGMSHTGFQILLNEFNSFENVYAERIFLPWKDMIEEMKKHNIPLYSLETFTPIKDFDLIGITLQYELSYTNLLHSLKLGNIPVWSKDRSENDPIIIAGGPSASNPEPLRDFIDVFFNGDGEEVSEDIIKIISSDVSREEKLKKFHETEGFYVPKFYPVEENNYGFYIPKFKDRVKVRKVRDLNTVKFPVNQIVPKIKTIHNRAIIEVMRGCDRGCRFCHAGFYYRPVRERTAKSIIDLSYKTLESTGYNEISLLSLSTLDYSDLESVLDELNDFLKENRISISLPSSRVDRFGIEIGSKISGARKTGLTFAPEAGSQRLRDIINKNLSEEEIINVAKFAKEAGWRRIKLYFMIGLPGETDEDVKAIVELARKIKKEAKLKDITVNVSIFIPKPHTPFEKERFVQPKEVKEKIKILNEVRKFARLNIHDPYESLIEALLSRGDSKIGKVIYDAAFEEGAIFDEWEEEFDFRKWARAINKNNINTSLYLDEINTDELPWKIVDILITEEFLKFEEKKAEEAKTTEDCRWDKCSLCGVCIKTGLNNILMKQVKR comes from the coding sequence TTGAATATACAGAAATGGTTATTTTCAAGCGGTGTATTACATAGAGTAAGAAAACCTGCAAGATATATTGGCGGAGAATATAATATTATAAAAAAAGATTTAAATAATAAAATAAGAATAGGTCTTATGTTTCCAGACCTATATGAAGTTGGTATGTCTCACACAGGGTTTCAAATATTATTAAATGAATTTAATTCTTTTGAGAATGTGTATGCTGAAAGGATTTTTTTACCCTGGAAAGATATGATTGAAGAGATGAAAAAACACAATATTCCTTTATATTCTCTTGAAACATTTACTCCTATAAAAGATTTTGATTTAATAGGAATTACCTTGCAATATGAGCTATCTTATACCAATCTATTACATTCGTTAAAACTTGGAAATATACCTGTCTGGTCAAAAGATAGATCCGAAAATGATCCTATAATTATTGCCGGAGGACCGAGCGCTTCAAATCCTGAACCATTAAGGGATTTTATTGATGTTTTTTTTAATGGTGATGGCGAAGAGGTTTCTGAAGATATTATAAAAATAATTTCAAGTGATGTTTCAAGAGAAGAAAAACTTAAAAAATTTCACGAAACGGAAGGATTTTATGTGCCAAAATTTTATCCTGTTGAAGAAAATAATTATGGTTTTTATATTCCAAAATTTAAAGATAGAGTTAAAGTAAGAAAGGTTAGAGATTTAAATACGGTGAAATTTCCGGTTAATCAAATAGTCCCAAAGATTAAAACTATTCACAACAGGGCTATAATAGAGGTTATGCGTGGTTGCGATAGAGGCTGTAGATTCTGTCACGCGGGTTTTTATTATAGACCTGTAAGAGAAAGGACAGCCAAGAGCATAATTGATTTATCCTACAAAACACTTGAAAGTACCGGTTATAATGAAATTTCACTATTATCTTTGAGTACTCTGGATTATAGTGATTTAGAAAGTGTTCTTGATGAATTAAATGATTTTTTAAAAGAAAACAGAATTTCAATTTCTTTACCTTCAAGCAGGGTTGATAGATTTGGTATAGAAATTGGAAGTAAGATTTCTGGAGCCCGAAAAACAGGGTTAACCTTTGCTCCCGAAGCTGGTTCACAGAGATTAAGAGATATAATAAACAAAAATTTAAGTGAAGAAGAAATTATTAATGTCGCTAAATTTGCCAAAGAAGCTGGCTGGAGAAGAATAAAACTATATTTTATGATTGGATTGCCAGGAGAAACCGATGAAGACGTAAAAGCTATTGTTGAATTAGCTCGAAAAATAAAAAAAGAGGCCAAATTAAAGGATATTACTGTTAATGTCTCGATTTTTATTCCAAAACCACATACTCCTTTTGAAAAAGAACGGTTTGTACAACCAAAAGAGGTTAAGGAAAAAATAAAAATATTAAATGAAGTAAGGAAATTCGCAAGATTAAACATCCATGACCCTTACGAAAGTTTAATTGAAGCATTGTTATCTCGTGGAGATAGTAAAATTGGAAAGGTTATTTATGATGCAGCCTTTGAAGAAGGTGCCATTTTCGATGAATGGGAAGAAGAATTCGATTTTAGAAAATGGGCAAGAGCTATAAACAAAAATAATATAAATACATCTCTTTATTTAGATGAAATAAATACAGATGAATTGCCATGGAAAATCGTGGACATTTTAATAACCGAAGAATTTTTAAAATTTGAAGAAAAAAAAGCTGAAGAAGCAAAAACTACTGAAGACTGCAGATGGGATAAATGTTCTTTATGTGGTGTGTGTATAAAGACTGGATTAAATAATATATTAATGAAGCAGGTGAAAAGATGA
- a CDS encoding ABC transporter substrate-binding protein — MKKFLLTMVLVLSLVVFANIKIGVVLPMTGGIAAFGEMSWQGIELAHEMYPEVLGQKIDLVLVDNRSEKTEAANAVSRVIDKDKVVAIIGEVASAHSLAGGAVAERKHIPMLTSSSTNPLVTTGKKYVSRVCFIDPYQGAAAAIFAFDNLKAKKAAVFIDVEQDYSVGLANFFKKKFKELGGNYFIEFFKTGDQEFSAQLTDALNKNPDVLYITGYYPEISLFARQARMLGYNGPILAGDGAEAEELIKIGGDAVEGLYYTTHFHPDGAATEMTKVFVEKFIEKFGTKPGAMHALGFDAYLVMRKAIEMAGKADPKAIAKAIREVKNFPGATGMITINKNGDAEKSVVVDMVKNGEFTYVTTVNPAEK, encoded by the coding sequence ATGAAGAAGTTTTTATTGACGATGGTTTTAGTTTTAAGTCTCGTTGTATTTGCAAACATTAAAATTGGTGTTGTTTTACCAATGACCGGTGGTATTGCAGCATTTGGTGAAATGAGCTGGCAGGGAATTGAATTAGCACATGAAATGTATCCAGAAGTATTGGGTCAGAAAATTGATTTAGTACTTGTTGATAACAGATCCGAAAAAACAGAAGCTGCAAATGCTGTAAGTAGGGTAATTGACAAAGACAAGGTTGTAGCAATTATTGGTGAAGTTGCAAGTGCTCATTCATTAGCAGGTGGTGCAGTTGCCGAAAGAAAACATATTCCTATGTTAACTTCTTCATCAACAAATCCATTAGTTACAACAGGTAAAAAATATGTTTCACGTGTATGTTTTATCGACCCATATCAAGGTGCTGCAGCAGCAATATTCGCATTTGATAATTTAAAAGCAAAGAAAGCAGCAGTATTTATTGATGTTGAACAGGATTACAGTGTTGGTTTAGCTAATTTCTTCAAAAAGAAATTTAAAGAACTTGGCGGAAATTACTTTATTGAATTCTTTAAAACAGGTGACCAGGAATTTAGTGCTCAATTAACAGATGCATTAAATAAAAATCCAGATGTATTATATATCACAGGATATTATCCAGAAATTTCATTATTTGCAAGACAGGCAAGAATGTTAGGATACAATGGTCCAATACTTGCTGGTGACGGTGCAGAAGCAGAAGAATTAATAAAAATCGGTGGAGATGCAGTAGAAGGATTATATTACACAACACATTTCCATCCAGATGGTGCAGCAACAGAAATGACAAAGGTATTTGTTGAAAAGTTTATAGAAAAATTTGGAACAAAACCAGGTGCTATGCATGCTTTGGGATTTGATGCATACTTAGTTATGAGAAAAGCTATTGAGATGGCCGGGAAAGCAGATCCAAAAGCTATTGCTAAAGCAATTAGAGAAGTTAAAAACTTCCCTGGTGCAACAGGTATGATTACTATTAACAAAAATGGTGATGCTGAAAAATCAGTTGTAGTTGATATGGTTAAAAATGGAGAATTTACATATGTAACTACAGTAAATCCTGCTGAAAAATAA
- a CDS encoding branched-chain amino acid ABC transporter permease — translation MSGSIFLQNLFNGLMFGGLYALLAVGYTMVYGILRLINFAHGDIMMMGVYFAFYASLVGSPLWLSVIIGVLGAAFLGFLIDRIAYKPLRNAPRISALITAIGMSFFLESIAVVVFGAVPKSFTAVFNENNKWILNKTFTIGGARIPVLTFMVFIITAVLFLILFWIVYKTKIGMAMRAISSDIPTTSLMGINVDMVIGFTFALGSAMAAAGGIMWAMRYPNVFPYMGFMPGLKAFIAAVLGGIGSIPGAVVGGFLLGIMEIFLVALMPSAAGYRDAFAFIILIIILLIKPDGLLGKKSVVKV, via the coding sequence GTGAGTGGTTCAATTTTTCTTCAAAATTTATTTAATGGCTTAATGTTTGGAGGATTATATGCATTATTAGCCGTTGGATATACAATGGTCTATGGGATTTTAAGACTTATAAATTTTGCCCATGGTGACATTATGATGATGGGTGTTTATTTTGCGTTTTATGCATCATTGGTAGGTTCTCCCCTATGGCTCTCCGTAATTATTGGTGTTTTAGGAGCTGCATTTCTTGGTTTCCTTATAGATAGAATTGCATATAAACCTTTGAGAAACGCTCCTAGAATTTCCGCGTTAATCACAGCAATTGGTATGAGTTTCTTTTTAGAAAGTATAGCTGTTGTTGTTTTTGGTGCAGTTCCAAAATCATTTACAGCAGTTTTTAATGAAAATAACAAATGGATATTAAATAAAACATTTACAATTGGAGGGGCAAGAATACCAGTTTTAACCTTTATGGTTTTCATAATAACAGCTGTATTGTTCTTAATCCTTTTCTGGATAGTATATAAAACAAAAATTGGTATGGCTATGAGGGCAATTTCCTCAGATATACCTACAACATCATTAATGGGTATTAATGTGGATATGGTAATTGGTTTTACATTTGCATTGGGTTCAGCAATGGCAGCAGCTGGAGGTATTATGTGGGCTATGAGATATCCTAACGTATTTCCATATATGGGATTTATGCCCGGTCTTAAAGCATTTATTGCAGCTGTTCTTGGTGGAATAGGTTCTATTCCTGGTGCTGTTGTTGGTGGATTTTTATTAGGAATTATGGAAATATTCCTTGTTGCATTAATGCCATCTGCAGCAGGTTACAGGGACGCCTTTGCTTTTATTATCCTTATTATCATTCTTTTAATAAAACCCGATGGATTATTGGGTAAAAAATCTGTGGTAAAGGTGTGA
- a CDS encoding branched-chain amino acid ABC transporter permease, with the protein MSMKKLNWILNIIAIVIFTLFLSYANNSFDDYTLRIITLIPIYAIMAVSLNLINGITGIFSLGHAGFVLLGAYTSALLTLEPMQKEMSYIIMPIQPWLLNLHSGFLVATIAGGVIAAVFAFLIGWPTLKLSGDYLAIASLGFAEIARVAANNMISVTNGPLGLKGLPNYTNVYWAWGWLLVTLIAIISLVKSSYGRALIAIREDSIAAESMGINVFKHELLAFVFGAFFAGISGALYAHWLTTIDPRITTFGPLLTFYVLIMVVLGGLGSITGSVIGAGVFALMFEYLRALEEPFDIFGMHVPGIPGMRMLVISAIFIFLMIFWQKGIMGRSELTWERILKFLKIEVKKPSLAEVYLGKEGDE; encoded by the coding sequence ATGAGTATGAAAAAATTAAACTGGATATTAAATATAATAGCTATTGTTATATTTACGCTTTTTTTATCTTATGCCAATAATAGCTTTGATGATTACACATTAAGAATTATTACTTTAATACCTATTTATGCAATAATGGCAGTTAGTTTGAATTTAATAAATGGTATTACAGGTATATTCTCATTGGGACATGCTGGATTTGTGTTATTAGGTGCTTATACATCAGCATTATTAACCCTTGAACCAATGCAAAAGGAAATGTCTTATATAATTATGCCAATTCAGCCATGGTTATTAAATCTTCATTCAGGATTTTTGGTAGCAACAATTGCTGGAGGAGTAATTGCAGCTGTATTTGCATTTCTAATTGGATGGCCTACTTTGAAATTATCAGGTGATTACCTTGCAATTGCAAGTTTGGGTTTTGCTGAAATAGCAAGGGTTGCAGCAAATAATATGATTAGCGTTACCAATGGTCCTCTTGGATTAAAAGGACTTCCTAATTACACAAATGTATATTGGGCATGGGGTTGGTTATTGGTTACATTAATCGCTATTATCAGTCTTGTTAAGAGTTCATATGGAAGGGCTTTGATTGCTATAAGAGAAGACTCAATAGCTGCAGAATCAATGGGTATAAATGTATTTAAACATGAGTTATTGGCCTTTGTTTTTGGTGCATTCTTTGCAGGTATTTCAGGAGCATTATATGCTCATTGGCTTACAACAATTGATCCAAGGATTACAACATTTGGTCCGTTATTGACATTCTATGTATTAATAATGGTTGTTCTTGGAGGTTTAGGAAGTATTACAGGTTCTGTTATAGGTGCAGGAGTATTTGCTCTTATGTTTGAATATTTAAGAGCTTTAGAAGAACCATTTGATATTTTTGGTATGCATGTTCCAGGTATTCCCGGAATGAGAATGCTTGTTATTTCTGCAATATTTATCTTCCTGATGATATTCTGGCAGAAGGGTATTATGGGAAGAAGCGAACTTACATGGGAGAGAATATTAAAATTCTTGAAAATAGAAGTGAAAAAACCTTCCTTAGCAGAGGTTTATTTAGGTAAAGAAGGTGATGAATGA
- a CDS encoding ABC transporter ATP-binding protein has translation MMKKILEMNHITMQFGGLIAVNDFHNQLYEGELLGLIGPNGAGKTTAFNVITGIYIPTKGKVIFDGIDITPFRPHEITHLGIARTFQNIRLFQDMTVLENVIVAQHHMLSNSDVDKIMKKHGKKPKGSSPMWFIKALTKIGYLSKEKEMIKEGLLLLEKVGLLHLAEEKASALPYGLQRKLEIARALATHPKVLLLDEPAAGMNPQESEELMHFIRKIRDEFNLSILLIEHDMKVVMGVCERILVLDYGAIIAEGKPEEIQKNPRVIEAYLGEEWKNAKAE, from the coding sequence ATGATGAAAAAAATTCTTGAAATGAATCACATAACAATGCAATTTGGAGGGCTTATAGCAGTTAACGATTTTCATAATCAATTATATGAAGGAGAATTATTGGGCTTAATAGGTCCTAATGGAGCCGGTAAGACAACAGCATTTAATGTTATTACAGGTATCTATATCCCTACAAAAGGCAAGGTAATTTTTGATGGTATTGATATCACGCCATTTAGACCACATGAAATTACGCATCTTGGAATTGCCAGGACATTTCAGAACATTAGATTATTTCAGGATATGACAGTTTTAGAAAATGTTATAGTTGCTCAACATCATATGCTTTCAAATAGCGATGTGGATAAAATAATGAAAAAGCATGGTAAAAAGCCAAAGGGTAGTTCGCCAATGTGGTTTATAAAGGCTCTTACAAAAATTGGATATTTAAGTAAAGAAAAAGAAATGATAAAAGAAGGATTGTTATTATTAGAAAAGGTTGGATTATTACATCTTGCAGAGGAAAAAGCATCAGCATTACCTTATGGGTTACAGAGAAAATTAGAAATTGCACGTGCTCTGGCAACGCATCCAAAAGTATTGTTATTGGATGAACCAGCAGCAGGTATGAATCCACAGGAATCTGAAGAATTAATGCATTTTATTAGAAAAATAAGAGATGAGTTTAATCTTTCCATACTTTTAATAGAACACGATATGAAGGTTGTTATGGGAGTGTGTGAAAGAATACTTGTTCTCGATTATGGTGCAATAATTGCTGAAGGTAAGCCTGAAGAGATTCAAAAGAATCCAAGGGTTATTGAGGCATACCTTGGAGAGGAGTGGAAGAATGCAAAAGCAGAATAA
- a CDS encoding ABC transporter ATP-binding protein, which yields MQKQNNNEIVLEIKDLNIYYGAIHAVKGINIKVPKGKIITLIGANGAGKTSTLSAIAGLVKPKSGEILYKGNNIAGKSSHEITRMGIALVPEGRRIFPNLTVYENLMMGAYNRKDKEGIERDLEWVYNLFPRLKERLKQLGGTLSGGEQQMLAISRAIMSKPEIIMMDEPSLGLAPVLVSEVFDIIKVINENGGTILLIEQNAAQALRVSHYGYVLETGNIILENDSDLLLKDESVQKAYLGMA from the coding sequence ATGCAAAAGCAGAATAATAATGAAATAGTACTTGAAATTAAAGATTTAAACATATATTATGGAGCTATACATGCTGTAAAAGGAATTAACATAAAGGTTCCAAAAGGGAAGATTATAACCCTTATTGGTGCCAATGGTGCCGGAAAAACCTCAACCCTTTCAGCTATTGCCGGGCTTGTAAAACCAAAAAGCGGTGAAATACTCTATAAGGGAAATAATATTGCAGGAAAAAGTTCACATGAAATTACAAGAATGGGTATAGCTCTTGTTCCAGAAGGACGTAGAATATTCCCGAATTTAACAGTATATGAAAATCTTATGATGGGTGCATATAATAGAAAAGATAAAGAAGGTATAGAAAGAGACTTAGAATGGGTATATAATTTATTCCCGCGATTAAAGGAACGTTTAAAACAATTAGGAGGAACATTATCAGGTGGAGAACAGCAAATGCTTGCTATTAGTAGAGCAATTATGAGTAAACCTGAAATTATAATGATGGATGAACCATCGTTAGGATTAGCACCTGTACTTGTTTCTGAAGTGTTTGATATTATAAAGGTTATAAATGAAAATGGAGGAACTATCTTATTAATTGAGCAAAATGCTGCTCAGGCATTAAGAGTATCCCATTATGGGTATGTGCTTGAAACAGGAAATATTATACTTGAAAATGATTCAGATTTATTATTGAAGGATGAAAGTGTACAAAAAGCCTATCTTGGAATGGCCTGA
- a CDS encoding QueT transporter family protein: MKTKNMVLAGVVAALYVALTVVLQPISYGPMQVRISEALTVLPFLNPIFIPALYIGAMLANIFGGFGAIDIFLGSALTLVAAYLTYKMPNKYLAPLPPVIVNAFGVSAYVAPLAHVPYWSTVLWIGIGEAIACYALGLPLLILLEKRGILNFNKATE, from the coding sequence TTGAAAACTAAAAACATGGTATTGGCAGGTGTAGTTGCGGCATTATATGTCGCATTAACTGTGGTATTACAACCTATTAGTTACGGTCCTATGCAGGTAAGGATTTCAGAAGCTTTAACCGTTTTACCTTTTTTAAATCCTATTTTTATTCCTGCATTGTATATTGGAGCTATGTTAGCTAATATTTTTGGTGGATTTGGCGCAATTGATATCTTTCTTGGCAGCGCTTTGACTTTAGTAGCCGCATATTTAACCTATAAAATGCCAAATAAATATCTTGCACCATTGCCACCTGTAATTGTTAATGCATTTGGTGTTTCTGCTTATGTTGCTCCTCTTGCACATGTTCCATATTGGTCAACTGTATTATGGATTGGTATTGGAGAAGCAATAGCATGTTATGCACTTGGATTACCTCTTTTAATTCTCTTAGAAAAAAGAGGAATATTAAACTTTAATAAAGCTACAGAATAA